The sequence ttgtaatttcctaaataaagagtttgcagtaccttgttgattttgcgtatgaattgttataaatcaggatattgttctatattttttattaaaaaaaaatatatggatcgtagagcactatatcgcgatacatcgtgaatgaatcgcagcaggctttaagatatcggcaaatatcgtatcgtagttctttgtatcgatatgatatcgtatcgtgacaaaacccgcgatttacacccctagtatttagcCAAGCTGGCTTCCCTAAGGCAAAGCGATGCgtttgttttaaatacacaaaatgcatttgtctttgttttacaTTCAGTTTGTCTACTGGGAGCGGCATTAAACATCTCAAAGCTTCTTTGTTGAAGATCTGTTCAAAATGTGCTGCTGACTCTGAGCGGACTGCCACTGGAAGGCACCGCtgtgttcctttttttattaccaGATTTGAGGCTGCTTATTTGATGGCACATGTGACACAAAGTGGAGCTTTTAGTATTAGAGTGCATTGACGTGGTTCTTGTCAACCATACGGTTTGCCGAGTCGCTGACCTGCTCGGGGATGATGTTGGTGTTGGTGCGTTCGGAGCTGACGCTACTGCGCTCGCCCGTGTTGATGCTGCTGATACTCGTCAAAACTAGGCTGGAGTCCTTCTTCAAGCTGGCATCACCGTTGGGCAGCGAGTCATCGGCCGAGCCGAAGTGCGACGGGCCATGCTAACGGACACAACGGAAGAACAAAAATGAGTAGGCAAGCATGGAAGGAAGAAGGATGGCTTGATGAACAAGATGAAGGCAGGATGTGAAAGAAAGATGAAGTGAAGAAAACCCAaagggaagaggagaaaaggatGAATGAAATAAGAAACtgagaaaaaaatgataaaagatTAAGATGGGTAGAAGAAAGATAAACGTGAGGATGAGAGGACGTCATAAGAGAAAATCTAGGACAGAAAAGAAATAACAACAAAAGGAAGCAAGGAcagaaaaggaaggaaaaaggaagcaaggaaggacccAGAAGATGTGAGAAAAAAGAGCTAAAGGGAAGGAAGGATAACAGTTTTTAGCCACATGCTAACACCCTACAAGGCGTGCAAAAAAATCGGACCTGGTGCTCGACACGCAGCGCCATGGTGAGGATCCTCTCCACCACGAAGAGAAGGTAAAAGCCTCCAAAGATGCCGATGGCGTTGGAAACGTAGTTGTCCGATTTCGGATCGAAGCCGAAAGCctcgacgacgatgatgacagAGATTGAAGATCAATGCGCAAGCAAAGACCCTCTCACAATTTGGAAAGGCGGCTCACCTCCGGGATGAGCTGCAGCACAGCGTTGGAGAAGAGCGTCCCAATGGCCAGGCCGATGAAGTAGGTCAGAACTTTGGGGAAGTACGATTTGCCCGTCAACGGGACGAGCAGCAGGCCCAGCAGCGCCGCCAGGTTGATTACTGTCACCGACAGGAAGCCCCAACCCCatactgcacaaaatcaaaatgtcatttacacacgcacgcgcacgcgcacacgcacacacacacacacacacacacacatatatatatatatatatatatatatatatatatatatatatatatatatatatatatatatatatatatatatatatatatatacacatatacatatacatacacacacacacacacacacacacacagtgacgtGTGTACTCTAGTGTCGTACAGTACATTTGACAGAGTGGCGAGTTATTAATTACTAGCTAATAACACCCTGCTGATAAATATGAAATGGAGCTGACTCAGACTTTTTCGACAAGCTTCGGCAGAGGAACTCGCTGAAcccaacacgcacacatacatgcacacacacaagcagcgtGTGAGAGCGAGGTTAGAACCTCAGCAAGTCTCTCGCGGCCAGCAAGATGATTTTTGTAATCATAATTATGTCACAACAAGCCAGAAATTAGCCACTAGTTTTCAcaaatttgtattattattttattttgtaaatgtgGGTttctttggcaaaaaaaaaactatattttCTTTGCAACTTTCAtgacaaaatgatttttttcccatttgtttTGTACCCTTGAacatgtgttttatttctttacagCTGAGCTAGCAAATTTCCTGTTGTGGGGTTATCGCTCATTGTGGggttcaacattttcttttggaCTGACCTGAGTAGTGGAGTGCAGGCGGCGGTGACGGTGTACTGATCTCGGGGGCGGTGTTGGGACAGGAGGGCACGAGCACCTGGGTCAACACGGCAGGGCAAATGGCCTCCAGATGTCCAGTGCTCAGCCGGCTGACGTTGGGAAAGCCAAAGTGGGACAAGATCTGCTGGGCCGACAGGCACTAAAAGCCACGGCCGCAAAGAGACCAACGTAAAGATGCAATGTTACTGGagcataaaaaatataatatataaatatataccatatatatatatatatatatatatatatatatatatatatatatatatatatatatatatatatatatatatatatatatatatatatatatatatatatggtatatataaatatatattatatataccatatatatatatatatatatatatacacacacacacacatgtacacatataTTACCTAATAATTACACACATAAAAATCATGTATACACATTCTAGATAAAATATGGATGCACCCTTCACACTGAGTGACACGTGACATGAGAGCTGGTCCTAATATTTGCCCCTTTTAACGAAATATTAGGAGCAGCAAACATAATTGTCGCACGAATGCATAGCGTGTACCTCATGAACTGTGCGCTGGATTCCCTTACTTTGCGTTCGTGGAGCGGGTTGCCGTCGTCGGTGACGTCCTGGTGCCTGCGGGCGGCGACGATGTGCAGGAGCTCCTCCAGGTTGCGCGCGGGCATGGACTCGTTGTGGCCGAAGAAGCGCACGATGTCTTGCAGGAACTCGGTGGTCCCTGCCACGAGAGCTTCCCGGCCGTGGGCCACCTCCATGAGGAGCACGACCCCCAAAAGTCGCAGAAAAAGCGCAGCCATGTCTCGCTTGCTTTGCACGCAGTACTCCTTTGAGAAGACGTGCCCCCACCCCCAGTCCCCAAAGAAAGTTTTTAACTCCTCCACAAGGACGACTTCATgaccgcacacacgcacgcgcaggcAATACAACAGGACGTCGCTTTCCCGGCGGGAGGTAATCAAGAATTTGGTTCAAAGCTCACTGGCGCACACAAACATGGAGGTGAGCGACCGGCCACGTGCACGAGGTCCAATGATTTCCTTTGTGCACATACCGCCCACTCGCTCCCCCTCAATTGGAATGCACCACACGGGCACGCGCAAACAAACACGCACGTGCAGgaaggagctttttttttgggtctcaaGTCACGTTTGACTGTGGGGGGAGGTAAACAAAAGTAAAGAAAGGCGGATTTGTTGGCGCCCCCTGATGGGAACATTACGCATGCGCACTGGAAACCCAATGATTGGCTCCTTGCTCAATTGCCCAATTcgaaagaaataaaatacagtccatccaaccatccactatactgcttgtccccacgggggtcgcatcGACCTCCCATATTTGCACTGGACAGAAACTGGCCACCAAATAGCAAGAATATGTCATTTCACACAACTTGCACACTCAGCACTACTGTCTCTGGAAGTACTCATTTATTAATTATGAAGAACGCAAATAATTTAACAGGTTGTGCCTCAAAAGTTCATGCTTCTTTGTGCAGTTCATTCTGGTCTGCGTGACTTCCACTAGGGGGCAATACAATCGATGCATAACATGCCGGTCACATCTGCTCAGAAAGCTGCAGTTCAATAGtagttaccgtaaattccggactataagccgcgacttttttcccaaattttgaaccctgcggcttatagtcaggtgcagcttatataaggattttttcgtgatttttgtgatgacttgatcccTTTTATACAGtccggtatcttgaagaaaaaacaacaaaaatactattttgaaacactactatggctgctgcttattctggctgtgttgcttgtgactattatgagctttagtaggaatgcacgctaggtgacctgcgtcaaagggctctaaacccgtcgtcacaggcagtgtttagaaagacatgttaaagtatgttattaaaactttaaaaaggctttctgtgaacggtctttctttgtaaaaagacacgtgtgcacgtgcggcttatagtttggtgcggcttatataagaaaaaaactaaaatatccctcaattttagctggtgcggcttatagtccggtgcggcttatagtcgggaatttacggtagttcaATAGTTCAGAGGATAAGGAATGTTTGACATTTCCATACAAACGACGTGTCATATATCTTGGAAAGAATAATCAGGTGCCCTTCCACTGAATTGACAGGCAATCAGGATCGGGTGGTTACCACCTTCAAGGCAATTTAAGGTGAGTAGAGGTCGCTCAAGGAGGTGACGCTGAGTGCTTGGGAGAGTTCCGTAACACTTGTGTTCCTCCCGGCGCGGAACGCCACTGTCCTGTTCCTGGACAGCATCAAGAAGCCGTTGGTGCTAAAGCGTCCGGGAATGCCGCCCACATCGAGCCACACGAAAGGAGCCACGGTGCTCGCCTGGAGATCCACCACCAATCCCGTTTCGTCCTCGCGAACTTTAGCCTGCAAGGAGTTCAAGTGTTTTCAACAGTGTTTTCAACAGCGTTTCCAACTTTACTTCGAGAACAACAAACCACAGCTGCCCAGGCTTTCAAATTGTGTTTGTGGGTTTTAAGCTAACTAAACAAAGAAGTTACTCTAAAAATAATTTGGGGTTTCCAAGAAGGAATTTTGGATCTGTAATTGTCTCTAGAAGGAATTCTGAAACTAAAGTGTCTCACTGTGATGTTTGGTGGTTGAAGGCCCAGGGCATCTTTGGGCGAGCACAGGAAGTGGTGGTTGGCGGGACCGTGTTGGGTGCCGTCGCCCTCCTCCAGGCGAAAGGCCAGCAGACAGCTGAAGCGGCTGCAGCGTCCACATCGGGCCAGTAGGACAGCGACGCGCCCTTTAAAAACCGCAACGGCGCTTCCTCCCGGGACCGCCACAAGATCAGATTTCAGCGTGCAAAGCGGCTCAGGGGTGCGCCATGCGTAGACTGACACCTGGTGGACGGCGCGATTACAATAGTTTGGATTGTTCAGGATGCTTAGTTTGTGCTTCGTTTTAGTTTTTAAAGCAGGCTTATTAGTATTTTGCATCAGGTCCTACCACAGCTCTGAGTTTGAGGTCTTGGCTCAGGTCAGAAACGGCATAGATGAGCAACGTGTCGTCGTCCTCGAAGGCAACGGGCAGGACGTCGGCGAAGAAGTCGGCGGCCAAATAATGCAACATCTTCCACTTGCCGCCGAATTCTGTCGGGTAACGGGAACTGACAGAGGCTGCGACAGCAAACGGCAGCGTTTCGGGCCCACTTACCGATGGATGACCAGGAGGGCGCCTGCCAAATATCGTTGAGTTGCCAGTAGAGTGCACCCATGGTGTTTCCGAGGCCCCCAACCAGCTCACTGCGGCTGCGCCGGTAGAATTCTGTCTGAGTCTTCACGCACTGAGCCTGCATCACCTGGAAACAAATCATGCACAGAGCGTTACAGTCTGCTTGCATTGGGGTCGCAGACGCTTGTTGTCACCTGTGTGAGGTAGAGCGTATGCGTGAAGTTGGCGAGCGGGTCACTGGAGTTGGGCAGGTGGAAGTGAAGGGCCGCCTGCTTCAGCATCTGCTGGTTTCCATCCTGGTGGTGCTGACGGTGGCGAGCAAAACGGCTGCTCAAGCTCCAGTCCTCCGCAAGAGACACCTGCAATGTTGAGTCCAACTTTGGTGAACACCTTTgcttttttcttccacataatttgaCGTTACACTCTAAAATTGATCAGTTGATATTCAGCTAATTTAAAATCAGAAATGTATACATTCGATTGTCCCCTGGAAGCAAAGGTGACACTTACCGGCTGCAGCGTGGAGAGCGACGGCCACGACTGGAAGCCGTACTCGGAGGCGAAGCGCGCACGGGGGAAGGCGCGCCAGTTCCAACAGTCGTCCAGGTAGCTATAGAAGTGCGTGTCACCGTAGCGCGGGTCGTACGGATCGCTGGCCACGTACCCTTCCCGCTCCGACTCGGCGCCGTTTGTGGGACTGGAAACCAGGAACGGCCGACTGGGATCCTCCTGTGGGACACCGGTTTGAGAAACGTCGTGGAAAGTATGATATCGTAAAAAGGAGGTGGACCTGTTTCACGACTGCCATGATGTTATCCACGTAGAGCGTGACGTAGTCTTTGAAGTAGACGGGCCGCTTCCAGATAGGAATGTGGAACCAGTCAGTGGCCAGCGCCGCTTCGTTCTCGTTGTTGGCGCTCCACACGATGACGGACGGGTGAGATTTCAGACGCCAGAtctggggaaaaacaaaacagacaagATAAGAAAAGAGGATTCCTACAAGACGCGAAACTCGCAGAAGAACGGAGGAGCTTATGTGGCGCCACCTGTTGGTAGACCTCTTCCCTCACGCTGCGCACAAAGTCATCCTCGGTGGGGTACATGGCGCAAGCGAACATGAAATCCTGCCACACCTGAAGGCAAACATGCAAACATGACAACAACATGGTGCGAGCGAGGAGGGCAGAGAAATTCTCGGCTGCGCTCACCATGAGACCAATTTCATCGCAGGCCTCGTAGAAGGCGTCTTGCTCGTAAACGCCGCCGCCCCAAACGCGAAGAACGTTCATGTTGGCCTCGGCTGCCGATCGCAGCAAGTCTTCCAAGCTGACAAGGAGGCAAAGCGCTCAACGCAAGTATCTCTTCAGAACTTTAACGCGACGAGTCGACTACAATAAATATGCCACAGGACAGGAATTTAAGACGGCAAAATTTGGAGCTCGTTGGGAAAAGTGACTTTGGAATGAAAAGACGTACACATGAGGCGTGACTCTATCTTGGAAAGAGTGTGCTGGGATCCAGTTGGAGCCTTTGAGGAAAATTGGCTTCCCATTGATGCGAAAGTAAAAAGTCAGACCCGACGAGCCGGCGATGGACTCCTGGACCAGCTCCACTCTGCGGAAGTAAACCTTCAACACACAGCGAGGGCTTTAAATGACTCTCTTGGATGCCGTCTTCTTTGATTACTTCCGTTTTTGTTCCCCGGGGAGGCAACAAaggattgacaaaaaaaatgcatatttgtgaatgatttttaaagaatatttTCAATTCGACAGggggaaagaaaacaacaaagagGAAGGCACACTAACCCATCAAGATTGTTTGAGGCAATCATCTAACGAGATTTTCTAAGTGTAGCAGGGTGGCTCTCTCTAGTGGTACATGAAAGTATGACATGTAAATGttcaaagtaaaataaaaatgggataAACCACAAACGAGTGTTTTCCAAAAAACAGGAGTTGCCCCCCAAAACTGTTCTTTGTCATATTCTTACATTGTTTTTGTCTAATATAATGTAACAGGgcagctcggtggggcactggctagcacgtccgcctcacagttaggttggtgcgggttcgattccacctccggtcctctctgtgtggagtttgcatgttctccccgtgtccgcgtgggttttctccgggcactctagtttccttccacatccccaaaaacatgcttggtaggccgattgagcaccccaaattgcccctaggtgtgagtgcggatggttgttcatctctgtgtgccctgcgattggctggcaaccagttcagggtgtcccccgccgatgacggctgggataggccgTGGGggcaaagcggtacagaaaatggatggatggataaagtaacattgacatatttttgtttttttaaaatatttttgtcagaaTAATATTTCCATGTGTGTACTTTTAATGTCATATTTTGGCCGCATGCAATAACAGGAAGTGAGCTCCTACCTTTGATTCCGCCTGGAGTAGCGCAAACCCATCCAGCAAACGCGCCGTGACCAGGAGGCGATAAGATGTTTGTTGGCCGTGACCATTGGGCCACCACAGCTTCACGTTGCTGCtctgaaaacaaaatgttgatCATGTCTTTCCTCACGTACGTACGCATTCGCACAGTCGCATACCGCGTTGACGTGGAGGGTGAAGGTGTAGGTGAAGCCTGGACCCTGGCGGATGTTTGTCAGGAAGGTAACACTGGAGAGCAGCTCGTGCAAGTCCAGCGTGATTTGGGCCGAGGTGGGCACTAGCGCGTCCACGAGCATGTCCACCTGCAGCGACCACGACGAGCGGACGATGTCTACCACACAAAAACATTCAA is a genomic window of Syngnathus typhle isolate RoL2023-S1 ecotype Sweden linkage group LG16, RoL_Styp_1.0, whole genome shotgun sequence containing:
- the manba gene encoding beta-mannosidase; amino-acid sequence: MNARVLVFFLLSFGVWEIWSHDGISPLVQSLDGEWNLWNSNKSISLTARVPGCVHTALQERGFIQDPYFRFNDLLYEWISLDNWTYATTFVVSKELRSKRQVLLILDGVDTAASVWLNGVLVGSTDNMFCPYVFPVQGLLKAADNTLTVHILSSVVFAAQKRNAHTAYSVPPECPPDVQKGQCHVNFIRKAQSSFSWDWGPSFPGAGLWKGVRLEAFDLLRLVHLAALPLYDIVRSSWSLQVDMLVDALVPTSAQITLDLHELLSSVTFLTNIRQGPGFTYTFTLHVNASSNVKLWWPNGHGQQTSYRLLVTARLLDGFALLQAESKVYFRRVELVQESIAGSSGLTFYFRINGKPIFLKGSNWIPAHSFQDRVTPHVLEDLLRSAAEANMNVLRVWGGGVYEQDAFYEACDEIGLMVWQDFMFACAMYPTEDDFVRSVREEVYQQIWRLKSHPSVIVWSANNENEAALATDWFHIPIWKRPVYFKDYVTLYVDNIMAVVKQEDPSRPFLVSSPTNGAESEREGYVASDPYDPRYGDTHFYSYLDDCWNWRAFPRARFASEYGFQSWPSLSTLQPVSLAEDWSLSSRFARHRQHHQDGNQQMLKQAALHFHLPNSSDPLANFTHTLYLTQVMQAQCVKTQTEFYRRSRSELVGGLGNTMGALYWQLNDIWQAPSWSSIEFGGKWKMLHYLAADFFADVLPVAFEDDDTLLIYAVSDLSQDLKLRAVVSVYAWRTPEPLCTLKSDLVAVPGGSAVAVFKGRVAVLLARCGRCSRFSCLLAFRLEEGDGTQHGPANHHFLCSPKDALGLQPPNITAKVREDETGLVVDLQASTVAPFVWLDVGGIPGRFSTNGFLMLSRNRTVAFRAGRNTSVTELSQALSVTSLSDLYSP
- the slc39a8 gene encoding metal cation symporter ZIP8; translation: MAALFLRLLGVVLLMEVAHGREALVAGTTEFLQDIVRFFGHNESMPARNLEELLHIVAARRHQDVTDDGNPLHERKCLSAQQILSHFGFPNVSRLSTGHLEAICPAVLTQVLVPSCPNTAPEISTPSPPPALHYSVWGWGFLSVTVINLAALLGLLLVPLTGKSYFPKVLTYFIGLAIGTLFSNAVLQLIPEAFGFDPKSDNYVSNAIGIFGGFYLLFVVERILTMALRVEHQHGPSHFGSADDSLPNGDASLKKDSSLVLTSISSINTGERSSVSSERTNTNIIPEQAPSRACCCLSGQRLSKVKTVAWMITLSDAVHNFIDGLAIGASFTVSTLAGFSTSTAIVCEEFPHELGDFVILLNSGMSVPQAIFFNLLSALACYVGLVFGILLGTNFAPNPIFAIAGGMFLYIALADMFPEMDAIAREQKNTSSKVVFFLIQNAGLLSGFTIILLITIFARDINLG